The Natronoarchaeum mannanilyticum nucleotide sequence GTTATCGCCAGTACCACGTACGCGACGATAGAGAGCGACCCGAGCGAGTACAGCGGGTACCAGTACCAGAACTTGTTGTCCAGGTCGTACTGCTCGGTGTGGCTCTTGGGCATCTGGAGGTTCATCTTGTAGTACATGTCCTCCAGCAGCTCCAGGTAGTCGACGATCCGGAGCCGCTTGTCCAGCCACATCAGCGTGACCAGGTAGGACTTCTCGATCGCCGAGAGGTCCTTGGTCTCGAGCCACGACTCGTGGTCGAAGTCGTCTTTCTTTTCGAGGCTCATCGTTATCCCTGCCCTCCGACCGTGTCAGACGGTCGCGGTAGCGCCACGAACTGCTGTTGCAGGACGGTGAACGGATCGTACACCGACTGGTGGCAGTTGCAGTAACTGAGGTTCTCTGCGCCGTACCCCGCGGACCCCTCGTGCATCTGGAAGCCCGGGACACAGCAGTAGTGAGTACAGGAGTTGAGATAGGCGATGAAGCCTTCCTCGGTGGTTTCGGCGAGCCACTCGTCGTCCTGTGCGGCCTCCTCGATCGCGGTGCTACGGATGACCTGCACGCCGAGCGTGTCGCGGGGCTCGAGCTCCTGGGATCGCCAGGTCGCCTGTGCCGGTTTTCCGAGACCGGCGTCGCCGACGCCGGTCGTGAACTCCCGGTAGTCGTCGAAGTGACTGACCATCAGCTTGTCGCCGCCGGAGACGGCTTCGTTCTGCCAGTCGTAGTTCGATGTCCCCGCGAACCGGAGGTAATTGTCCAGATCTGCATCCGGCTCGACCGCCGGGCTGGTCTGGGTACCGCAGTACTGGAACCAGGTCGTCGAGTACGTCGTCCCGGCGATCTCGGTTTCCGCGACCTGGATCTCCTGCCCGGTCGCGGTTTCCTCCGTTTCGGGCTCGGGCCAGATGCCCCGTAGCGCGCCTTCGTCGTCGATCTCGATCGGGATCTGGGGCATCCCGCGCGGCGCGGGGCCGCCGACGCGCTCGATGCCCATGTACTGCGTCGGTCCGCCGCCCGCTCCAGCCGGCGTCGTCAGGCTGTCGGCGGTCACCGCGGAGGTGATGCCGACGCCCGCCAGCGCGGAGCTCCCGACGACGCCCTTGACGAAGCGCCGGCGATCCGACTCGACCGGATATTTGTCGCTGTCTGTCATGTTATCGTTTGTAGTAGGGGTACACTGCTCGTTTGAACTGTTCGACTACGTCGCCGCCCAGATCGTTGCCCTCGGCGTCCTCCTCGCGGACGTAGAGGTCCTCCCACTTGCGACGCCGCTTCTTGACGATCATGACGTCCGGGAGGAACTCCTTGCGGTACAGCGCGAGGATGAAGGCGAGATCGATGAAGATCAGGCCCAGAATCGTCCCGAGGAACATGTTCGCGGGCTCGCCGGCCGGGCCCGCCGCCCAGCCGCTGGCGAGGCCGTACGCGAACAGCCCCACGAAGACGATCTCGATGATCGTCAGCAGGACGATGGCGATGGCCGCGGCAGTGCTCTCGCGGGGCGGCTCGTAGCGGTGAATGTCGCCGTAGGTGCTTCCGGTGGATGACATCGTTCAGTCTTTCTTGTTGGGGTAGCTGGTGTTGGCCGACTCGCCGTACTTCAGCAGGTAGAACGTGAACCCGATGGTCGCGAAGATGGCGAGGAACGTGGCGGCCCCGATGTAGTGCTTCTGCATCGGGACGCCGATATTGTGGGGATCGAACTCCGCGGCAGCGCCGCCGCCACCGCCGCCACCGCCGCCCTCCTGGACGACGACCGACCCTTCCATGCCCGATGCGACGTGGGGCTCGCAGACGTACTCGAACGTGCCGGTCGTCTCGAACGTGTGAGTGTACTCGGTGCCGGAGTTGGCGATCTCGGGGTGGCCCTCCCACTCGGCGCCGTCGGGGGTGCTCCCGGGCGCGATGTTGTGGTTGTCCGAGTCCCAGACCCAGCGGACGGTGTCGCCCGGCGCGATCGTCACCTCGGCCGGATCGAACACGAGGTCGCCGCCGGGACCGACCACGACTTCGTGTGTCGTGCCGCCGCCACCGCCCGACTGGTTCCCCGCGCCCGACTCGTTACCGGCGCCCGATTCGTTCCCGCCGCCGGACTGATTGCCGCCGGACTCGTTGCCCCCCTCCTGGAGGGCCGGCGCGTCCTGAGCCGCGGCGGACGAGCCCGCGGCGCCTGCGGCCGCTGCGGCAGCGGAAACGCCGCTGGCCGTCTTCATAAAGTCCCGCCTGTTCATACACGAATTGGTCAGGGGTGAGTTCGCTTAAACCCACCGATGACGCCGTCTCGGTTCGGCTATTCGGACCGTTCGTCCCCGGTCTCGGCGAGTTCGAGGACGGCGTCGGCGTCACCAGACGCGTCGATCGGGAGGAAGTCGGGGCGCTCGCCGTCCTCGAGGCCGACGGAGCGGAGCCGCTCGCGGTACTCCTCGGCGCGGAACCGATCCGAGAGCCGCGCGTTCGCGACGGTCACGAACAGGAACACGGCGATTCCCAGAAATCCCAGCCCGGCGACGCCGGTGATCATCGAGGTGCCCGGCTGGGCGCCGCCGACGGCCACGTAGTACACCGACGCGCCGAGTAGTCCCAGCCCCGCCAGCAACTGGGCGGCCGCGACGAACTGGAGCATCAGGTTCCCCCGCTCGTCGCTCTGCTCGGGGACCTCGTCGGGATGCGGTAGCAGGAAGTCGCCCTCCGGCGCCGGGTCGGGCTCGTACTCCGGCATCGAGCACAGCGCGACGGTCGGCTTGACGTCGCGGAGCACCGTTCCGGTTCCTTCGACCGTGCCGTCGGGGTAGATCAGCGCGTAGTCGGCGTCAGAATACGCCAACAGGAGTTCGTCCTCGCCGTCGCGCACGCGCTCGATCACCGCGAACACCTCCCGCTCGGTGACGCGCCGCTGCAGGTCCTGTTCGATGCGCGAGATCAGTTCCTCGCCGGTGACCCAGCTCTCGTCGTCGAACGCCGCCTCCCACTCGTCGACCGACATCTCGGCCATGTCCGCGGGGCCGAAGTCATCGAAGTCGTACTTCCGTTCGACCTGGGCGCGCAGTTCCTCGACGGACTGGCCCTCCGACTCCTCGGGATCGGCCGCATCGGGCTCCGACTCCTCGGGGTCGACCGCGTCGGACTCCGTCTCCGGTCGATCGTCGCCAACACGCTCGTCGGAGGACTCGCTCATTGGGCGTGAGTAGGAACGCCGCCCCCGTTAGCGTGACGGTTGGCGTCGAACAGTTGTGACGGCCGCCCGCAAAAGCGAGCGGGACGCTCGCGACCGTTCCCGCCGACCGGGAACGTTTCGCGTGCTTTAACCGCCGGTTGTCCTAACTCCCGACGATGGCCGAGATGCTCACCGCGGCGATCGTCGCGGTGCTCGTGACCGCGAGCTTCCCGCTGTACCTGTACGGCGCGTGGATCGTCATCGACGCCGAGACGGTGACGTGGGACGTGCTGATCCACCACCTCAAGTACATCGCGGTCGCGCTGGCGCTGACGACGGTCCCGATGGTGGCGTGGATGATCCCGCGCGCGTTCGACCAGTGGGGGCCGATGCTCGCGGTCCACATCTTCTTCGGGCTGCAGGCGTACGCGCTCCTGCTGGTCGCGCTGACGGGGATCGTCCGCATCTTCCAGGTGAAGTGGCAGTCGGACCTGTACCGGGATCCCGACGAGGACGTCGACATCAACGAACTCCACGAGCACATGAGCGCCTGGCGCTGGCGGCTCCGCATCGGCGTCTTTGGCTAC carries:
- a CDS encoding ubiquinol-cytochrome c reductase iron-sulfur subunit; translated protein: MTDSDKYPVESDRRRFVKGVVGSSALAGVGITSAVTADSLTTPAGAGGGPTQYMGIERVGGPAPRGMPQIPIEIDDEGALRGIWPEPETEETATGQEIQVAETEIAGTTYSTTWFQYCGTQTSPAVEPDADLDNYLRFAGTSNYDWQNEAVSGGDKLMVSHFDDYREFTTGVGDAGLGKPAQATWRSQELEPRDTLGVQVIRSTAIEEAAQDDEWLAETTEEGFIAYLNSCTHYCCVPGFQMHEGSAGYGAENLSYCNCHQSVYDPFTVLQQQFVALPRPSDTVGGQG
- a CDS encoding DUF7318 family protein, with amino-acid sequence MSSTGSTYGDIHRYEPPRESTAAAIAIVLLTIIEIVFVGLFAYGLASGWAAGPAGEPANMFLGTILGLIFIDLAFILALYRKEFLPDVMIVKKRRRKWEDLYVREEDAEGNDLGGDVVEQFKRAVYPYYKR
- a CDS encoding plastocyanin/azurin family copper-binding protein, whose amino-acid sequence is MNRRDFMKTASGVSAAAAAAGAAGSSAAAQDAPALQEGGNESGGNQSGGGNESGAGNESGAGNQSGGGGGTTHEVVVGPGGDLVFDPAEVTIAPGDTVRWVWDSDNHNIAPGSTPDGAEWEGHPEIANSGTEYTHTFETTGTFEYVCEPHVASGMEGSVVVQEGGGGGGGGGAAAEFDPHNIGVPMQKHYIGAATFLAIFATIGFTFYLLKYGESANTSYPNKKD
- a CDS encoding DUF7319 domain-containing protein; the protein is MSESSDERVGDDRPETESDAVDPEESEPDAADPEESEGQSVEELRAQVERKYDFDDFGPADMAEMSVDEWEAAFDDESWVTGEELISRIEQDLQRRVTEREVFAVIERVRDGEDELLLAYSDADYALIYPDGTVEGTGTVLRDVKPTVALCSMPEYEPDPAPEGDFLLPHPDEVPEQSDERGNLMLQFVAAAQLLAGLGLLGASVYYVAVGGAQPGTSMITGVAGLGFLGIAVFLFVTVANARLSDRFRAEEYRERLRSVGLEDGERPDFLPIDASGDADAVLELAETGDERSE
- a CDS encoding DUF7321 family protein: MAEMLTAAIVAVLVTASFPLYLYGAWIVIDAETVTWDVLIHHLKYIAVALALTTVPMVAWMIPRAFDQWGPMLAVHIFFGLQAYALLLVALTGIVRIFQVKWQSDLYRDPDEDVDINELHEHMSAWRWRLRIGVFGYLLFWLLAYVVGMVRFAYEYLVLARYLP